The Palaemon carinicauda isolate YSFRI2023 unplaced genomic scaffold, ASM3689809v2 scaffold285, whole genome shotgun sequence region aaactctttagctatggttagcagctctgcTAGGACacaaacactctaaaatcaaacaattgttctctagtcatggttaatgccatagcttctgtaccatggtcttccacagtcttgatttagagttctctagcttgagggtacacttgggcacactatactatttaatttctcttttttattatttttgttgaagttttcatagtttatgtgggaaatatttatttcatttttgttactgttcttaaaatatttaatttttccctatttcctttcttcaatcggctattttccctgttggggccttgggcttatagcatcctgcttttcctactagggttttaacataacaagtaataataataataataataataataataataataataataataataataataataataataatataatatctcaGGAAAGCGGGGCATGGATGGCATTGTGTATTTTTATCATTTAACATTGGAAAATGGCAAATTCTAATATTAAAAGTGCACTGAGCCCGTAACAAAGGAAATACACAAAATTGTAGATTCTGGACTGTGGGTTTGAGAATTCCCGTAAACTTTCTTCTTCTCTCAGTCCTCAAGGATGCTTTTCATCTTCGTCTTCTTTGACGCTGACGTCTGCCCGTTCTCTTCCTTGTAGTTCGACGGTTACCAATGAGCCCCAAAGAGGCCTCTTTGACAAGGATACTTTTTAGACAGAACTGACTGGTGTGGAAACCTTCCTACTTTTATATGGTTAATTTTAAGGtgtgacaaccaagatggctgcccgtGATGTTTGGACTTCCGTTGAAAATGTTCGCGTGATTGGACTTCTGGCCACACATTCATTCGAGTGGAATTCTGATGTTTATCAGACCTGAATGGCGCCACTGTTTCAACGACCTTCTGCCTCCTGGTCAAACTTCTTGCCCCACAAAAGCATATAACAACTTCCTATATGGAATTTTATCTGTtcataaaatcaatataatttatctttctctctctctctctctctctctctctctctctctctctctctctctctctctctctctctctctctctctcttttaattatctaattaaatgTATTTCTGACTCGACTTTGCCCGATCCTTGGGTTCCTGTGGAAGTCATACCTATATACAGTACTTTAAGATACAACGAACACAAATAAACCATTAGTTTATTGGTTTCCCAATAATGGTATATAATATAACACCTATTTTATGCAATCCCTTATCAAAATATTTTACCTCATCacacatgataatgataataaacatcatCAGAAACACATCATACATCTTTAAAAatagttaattgattgattgatttaaagttttcagacatctTGACATGCAAGGTCATTGTCgccatatcatttagtttatatatgtataaaaaaattaaagaatattcaattaaaaccataaaatttaaatgtcataataaaagataaatagtttccagaagacctgcttcttaaataaatctaaaaatgcctctTGCACTGTAGGATACATCAAGTCCAAGAatcatggcaaggatgaacccaccactctcacctcgagcctcaaacaaatatctgttCCTTAAGTTATTAAAAatgggacattcggtcaacaaatgtctcactgtcaaaggtactaaacagtcgttacAATACGGTTGGTGTGGGCCCTTCAGTAGAAACtggtgtgtcaaccgagtgtgaacaATATGGAGACGGCAAAGAGTTgtttcccattttcggggcatcatgtcatacctctaaggtgatatgacatttgttacttctctcattgtaTTGCCAtctagcctatatatacacacatacacacacacacacacacacatatatatatatatatatatatatatatatatatatatatatatgtatatatatatatatatatatatatatatatatatatatatatatatatatatatatatacatatatatatatatatatatatatatatatatatatatatatatatatatatatatatatatatatatatatatatatatatatatatatgtgtgtgtgtgtgtgtatatttattatatatatatatatatatatatatatatatatatatatatatatatatataataataataataataataataataataacacacacacacacacatatatatataaatatatatatatatatatatatatatatatatatatatatatatatatatatatatatatatatatatatatatatatatacatatatatatatatatatatatatatatatatatatatatatatatatatatatatgtgtgtgtgtgtgtgtgtgtgtatttattatatacatatatatatatatatgtatatatatatatatatatatatatatatatatatatatatatatatatatatatatatatatatatgtgtgtgtgttattattattattattattattattattattattattattattattattactatccagatgagaatcagcagctgaacactagacaggagaacaatactcaaaacaaggtagaatgaaagaattaaaacacttcttcaaaatagattgatcatagAAAATCTttgaagactttctcaattagccaattttttgtgcaattgaagaagacacagacctaatgtgtttctcaaaagtaaatttgctgtcgagaatcacacataaaatttcaagagagtcttacaaatttaaagaaacaatatcaatactgaaatcTGCATGTTGAGAAGCCACCAtccgtgacctacttacaatcatactttgagttttgttaagattcaacttcataccccataatttgcaccatgcactaattttagctaaatctctgttaaaggattcaccaaccccagatctacattcaggggatggaattgatgcaaagagagtagcatcatctgcatatgcaacaagcttgttttataggccaaaccacatgtcatgtgtatatagtatgaaaagtaataggccaaggacactaccctttggaacaccggttatcacattcctatactcactatggtgcccatcaacaacaactctttgagatctattacttaaaaaatcaataataatgctaagaaacaacccaccaaactcccaactatttcagtttgaaaacaagggcctcgtgattaacacggtcaaaagcagcactaaaatcaaggccaatcatacgaacttcctgaatacaatcaagggatttctgtacagcattggagattgtaagaagggcatcacatgctccaaggcctttacgtaaaccaaattgcaaactagggattagatgattaccttcagcaaacctattaagacgttttgccagaagacgctcaaaaactttagataatatgggagttatggaaattgggcggtaatcagtggcacttgagctaccacaaacacatttacatagtggagtaacattaccaatttagtatccttattatcattaatattattattattaatattaatattattattgttaatattattgttatttttatttttagctaagcCACAAAACCAGTTGGAAAAGCTATATGTTAttcgcccaagggctccattaggaaaaataatccagtgattaATAAAAGTGTAAAACAAATCCCTAGAGCGATTAGAAACATATTCACAAATCTTTGTTTTCTTCACAAAAAGATGCAATCATTTCAGTATTGTATTTTAGACAATGATACATTTATTCTGAATATAGTTAATGACTTGTATACAATAGATCTCTCTCAACCCTCTGGCATCCAAGAGATGTATGAACCTGAATGAATTTACCATGATGCCTCTCTTCCGAGCCATCTCTCttagctcaacccaattctcagatccaaactGAACGCTGTTTTCATCAGCCACGAATCTCATGATCTACAACGTCCTTTCCCGCCCAACAGCTTCCACTTAGGTACATCCTACATAAAATCATcctcttttcttaaaatattctctattCATCTACATCTTGATATTCTTAATTACCGTACATTTTGGGCACCCCCTCCCCAACGTGAATGGCCGCATTTGTTATAATCATACTAGTGCTATTGGATTCCTAAATTCATTATCAATGCTTTATTCCCAAATGCAAGAAAACATGAGTTAGGTGTTTTATGAGGAGGTTTACGGTGTAGGATGTTTCTGCCACCTAAGAGTGAAGTATATTCACAAGGAAAATATGCCCAATATTTCTTATATTTGAGGTTCACGTTATTAAACATTACAATTATATTTCACCGTGTAATGCGAGAGTGGTAaagtagaatgtttttttttttttttatacatctatTATGTATGGCAGATTTTCTCGttgattttatattcaattttgatttttttttatttaaagatacgTCCGTATAAAATAGCATGCACTTTACTAATGGTGTtaacagcatacatacatacatacatacatatatatatatatatatatatatatatatatatatatatatatatatatatatatatatatatatatatatatatatgtgtgtgtgtgtgtgtgtgtatatatacatacatatatatatatatatatatatatatatatatatatatatatatatatatatatatatatatatatatatatatatatatatatatatatatatatgtgtgtgtaaatatatatatatatatatatatatatatatatatatatatatatatatatatgtttatatatatatatatatatatatatatatatatatatatatatatatatatatatatatatatatatatatatatatatgtatatatatatatatatatatatatatatatatatatatttacatatatatatatatatatatatatatatatatatattatatatatatatatatatatatatatatatatatatatatatatatatatatatatatatacacgtatatctgcaattatcataagtaaaatttaaaaaataatcctAAGtaaatagttaggaagatatactttcatgaactgaccaactagctctaaagtcaaccaatcaaggaacattaaACCATATAAGAGACTTATTACACatctaactatataaatatataaaagactcaataactaaaataactagtcacccgcaagaGACGgcgaccacccatccagaccagcaacccacagaccaaacggatcaatgggtcactgtcaactgaacaggtaagccctcttTCAAGCTGGgtattgtcttaaaaatgtataaagacttcaagattctcagttggttgacgctactatgtctgtctgtaattttgaaattttccttagaaatggcattaccagatttaaatgcgtggtcataaatagctggaattggtttcttatttaaaggtatattggatcgtaccgatctccccatgtgctccgaaatcctacactgaagctgtctagatgtgcttccagtgtagcactcattacagagtgcacattgaaaagtgtatatgacaccagaacacaagggagATTGTAGACTCTCCTTTATATTTAAAGagtgagaacttgttagtaaaaattagttttaaatctatgtgtggataacacttccccacaacactcataactccTGTTCttagtctctcggaaacataaccatagtacggaaaggagacatataacttgttcttactgactgtttgaattgctaaattttgactgtaaattatacttaaaaacttcttgacttgattataatagaggttcagtaggaacccattggtaataaaaaatgattttagaaaattttcttcctcatataACCCCAGATGAGATGAACATACAGTACataataacatctatataacagtgtttttatcgaactaattttatagattttagttctgagcttaaaaaaaaagagtgcttagtcctgtaaaagtgctTTTTTTTGAAATACTAaagtctcaaaggtattatgtttccaagagaccaagacatcaagaaaaggcaaagtatcatccttcTCATTTTATTGCGTAAAATTTATGATACGATGCTTtctatttaaataatataaaaactggcttatgtgatctaaatttttgaaaagtaaaaatgtatcgtctacatatcgacggtagaAAAAAGGATTAAATTCCAAAGGACaaccattcaaccatttcccttcaaaaTACCATAGAAATATATTTGTCAAGGTTGGTCAACACGGTGATCTCATTGCTACTCCAtccacctgctcatataacttgttataaaacatgaatgtggatgtagctAGTTCCCAGagtattttaatcttttttatcgAAACCTTCAAAATGTCCTCTGTattagggaaaagttgttcaagaattatctctagtgtttctcttaaaggaaggTTAGTGAACAATCTTTCTATGTCGAAGCTGCAAATAACGtagttatttgcatcttcgacagaatttatcaattCTACAAATTTATAAGTATTtctcagggtatattcatttactctgAGAGGgacgagcttagttactagatgtttggacaggtcataggagcaggtattaatggCGCTATgtattggtctcagaggaatgcctcttttgtgaatctttggggcaccatacctattaccaggttgtgttcctgttgcaatcattgttgaagctgtttcgtctgacgtTACGCCTTCGTTCTTCCACTGACGAACTCTGTAGTTTATTTCATTCTCAATATTTAAATGTTTGAATTAAgtggtcctccgacaccaactctctgaacctAGACCTAtcttttaaaatatcttccattttccttatatATTCTGCTTTATCCAGCATTACAACTCCATGACCTTTAATCAGATATTAATGTaccaaaagtatatggcttatttaaaatatatatatatatatatatatatatatatatatatatatatatatatacatatatatatatatatatatatatatatatatatatatatatatatatatatatataaatatatatatttatatatactagaatttaaaagtaatatatatatatatatatatatatatatatatatatatatatatatatatatatatatatatatatatatatatatatatatatatatatatatatatatatatatatatatacatatacatatatatacacatatttacatgtatatatatctatatatatatatatatatatatatatatatatatatatatatatatatatatatatatataaatatttatataaatatatatatatatatatatatatatatatatatatatatatatatatgtatatatctagtatataatatatatatatatatatatatatatatatatatatatatatatatagtatgaaatatatatatatatatatatatatatatatatatatatatatatatatatatatatatatatatatatttatatatatatatatatatatatagtatgaaatatatatatatatatatatatatatatatatatatatatatatatatatatatatatatatatatatatatatatatatatatatatatatatatatatacacacatatatatatatatatatatatatatatatatatatatatatatatatatatatatatatatatatatatatatatatatacatatatatatggtgcaaacaagtacaatgtcgtaatTCCTTATTCTCTTGAAaatgttccacaatgatgtaagacgtatttgaaaacttggtgtatattcgtagatattacaaaaaaaacgtttagagccttcgtccatcatctgtggacatGGTCacttaaatgtttataaaattacaagtcaggtactgatataaggaaaaacagaaatccatagccatatagttaaaacagattgtAGAGCCGTTGTCCTTTCCAACattcatatcatgatgctaaagttaaatcaaatgttttaacaaatctggattttttattttgagatttttattctttttatatgtatattcattcttGACTAATGTAAGCAACCCGTAAAAAAATACGACATAATACTCAGATATATTTGTACACATGCAGACACACATTGTGGTTTCCGAATATACTCCTCGcagtaccccttctcaccagggtaattgattgattgattgaaagattTTTGgtatctgacatctaaggtcattaacaccGAGATGATTTgtgaaaaaatacaaagaaattagtAGATTGTAATTCAATCGAAAAAATAgaagcgtctttaggagtggttcttagtcccaggaggacccagggaagctgagtaaaccagttgcaatccttgcagcgggacatcacagctgctttgagggtgcgatgaaaacgttcaaccattccattggcagcagggttgtaggccgttatctgatgtagggtgatgcccaggagattcgctaatgacgtccacaattgagaggtgaaagtggttcccctgtctgaagtaatatgctcagggataccaattcttgaaatccatccagagagtaaggcagatgtacatgaggcggacgttgcagtttccatgggaagggcttcaggccaacaagtggagtggtcgatgacggtaaacaggtaacgatgtccttgtgatgttggtagggggcctacaacgtcgacgtgaatgtgtgcgaaacgacgctgaggttgaggaaaggtgcccattcctgaatccgtgtgtcgatgtactttggaagtttggcaagtacaggcgcggacccaatccttagcatctttagaaatgccgtgccaaatgaaatttgccttcagcagctgtgcagtaaaacggcacgagggatgcgaAAGgcggtgaatgaaatcaaacacctgtcggcgcatgggagcaggaatccaaggtcgcggtctaccagtactgacgtcacagaggagggtggtgttggagtcttcgaggggaaaatctttccaacggagggacgtgcacaatgtcctacaagcttgaaactctggatcctgtcgttgggcttcagccagaccgttgtaatccaatcccagttgaacggcagccaacgtgtttcttgacagggcatcggcaacgggattcatttcccaggatcgtattggagggtgcaattgtattcagccacggcggagagatgtcggcgttgacgggcggaccaggcgtcagactgtcgaatgaaggcgtgcaccagaggcatgtggtctgtgggaatgacgaagggcgtaccttctaagaaatggcgaaagtgacggacagccaagtgcaccgccagcaattctcgatcgaaggtagaataacccgattctgccttggacagttttctgctgaagagggccaatgggcggggcgagcctttgaccacctgctcgagtactgcaccaatagcgacgtcactggcatcggtggagagaaggagaggggcgtgtgggataggaaaagtgatagccgcagcagttgatagggccttctttgtattgcagaaggctgcttcttgaaggggaccccacttcaggtcctttggcttgcccttgagggaggcgtagaggggagcaagagtggcagcaatggctggcagaaaacggtgataatagttgatcatgcccaagaattcctgcagagctttgacggtcgagagcgcggggaagttctgaacggctgctaccttctcagggaggggatggactccttcaggaatgatacggtgccctaagaacgacacttctttgtcaccaaaggtacacttgtcgtaccggactacaaggccgttttgttgcaggcggtcgagcacgatgcgcaggtgacggaagtgttcctcttttgaggaggagaacacaagtatgttgtccacataacatacacagaaagggaggtcccctaagatgccatccatgagacgttgaaacgttgccccagcattacgaaggccaaaacaggagtaattgaaggtgtatgtaccaaacgaagtggtgatggcggtcttggggatgtcttctgggttcataggcacctgataataccccttcaggaggtcgagcgtacagaaaaccttcgctttgtgcaggaaggaggtcacattggcaatgtttgggagggggtagtgatccggttctgtttgcatgttcaggcgcattgctgcatgttcaggcgcctgcaatccccgcacggccggagggagccgtctttcttcagaacgatgtgtaaggttaacgaccatgggctggaggccttttggcaaaggcccatttcctccttttcggcgaacgtctgtttggcggctgccaatcgttccggtgccagacgtctgaattttacgaagactgggggttccgtcgtcttgatatggtgataaataccgtgcttggccggaaccgtgggcgttgggcgaagttctggacggaaaacttccgggtacgacttgaggaggtgggcgtaggcatccgtgggtgcgctgatgtggagagcgaggttaaagggggcgggttgaagaggtgtcgacaagtatgagtctgcgtcgaccaatcatcggtgggcgacatcgaccagaaggtggaaatgagagaggaaatcggcaccgaggattggtattgtgacgtcagcaatgagatacttccaattgaatttaccgtttcccaacgataatgtgaggttctcgtaaccgtaggtgggtatcgcagatccgttggcagctaccaagcggacgtcgggagatgtagacagactacgtcgtgccttgaagagtttccttggcaaaagagaacgacaagcacccttgtctaccaaaaatcgcacgcccgttcctgcatcccgtaaaaagaaaagattagaaacatgggaggccaccgccacaagcgatggcctatttacacgtttttttggccactgacaatccttggcacatttcttcgcggttgccccgaatctgaagtgctagtaggaaaactgcggcggatgggaggtagtaagtggctgtagaagtcgttcgttggggcgggagtgattggtgggttgtgggcggctttgtcggctctttggcacgtcacggggtaggcgtgtatgtcctacggcattcatgtcagtttcggttgacgttgaataggcatcctcggtgtcagggttggaggcgttgatggaggtcttgaagtggctgtccataagggcgtcggctttgttcatcaagtcctttatgggtaaactatcgacatcgggtatgggagcgtgtacaggttcgggtaaacggcttatctaaagggcacgaagtaggttcacctcacgaggagagccgtttgcggcaggttgaaggcgagtgatactggtcatttccctgagggcaagcgaagccctttggtcccccaacggttgttgcgagagctgaaaaagctttgctatacgtgcggcatggtgacggcgagtactgctgcagaaggtatgttttgagggcgtcatacgctattagggtgtctccttgttcacaaagctagtcggatatttctgggaaggcgtccttgggtatcgccgcaagaacataatccgctttggtggttgagcgagtcacgcccctgatacaaaactggacttctgcgtgctgaaaccaagcaaacgcctctccgctggcgaacggtgaaagtttcaatggggcggccgcagcgccaactgctgtagtagagtccgtcatagtaccaacgatggaggggcgagagaggtgggggtggaaggcagtcggagcgagtcgacttccggggtcaccaatgtgacggtgccgagtgagggttgtgaactcaaaggcaggattcaatcaactgagttgtttattgaggaacactcttctttatatacaaaacctcaaggcaacaggacataacatgttcgagagacagacaatgttcagagcaaaaccggagacatgatcattcaggttctttttagtgcgagggaagagcgcagatacaagcataatatatacaaaataattatgtacaattgtgtgacacacggttggtacaaaactctCATCATGAGTAGACAATTTCTTAAAGGCTCTATTGCTAGTCTTTAACACCGTCTCTCCATTGTGACACTCAAACAACCTCTTCAtcttttctaattgtttattaaggTATTATGAACAAGTGTTCCTTGGGGTTTAGAAATCTCTTCTATCCAGGTTCTTTCATGTGAATCAAGTGCTGTTCTTAACAACTGTTATCGAAGGATTTTTCTTACAATGCAACCTATTTTTCCATATCCTCCAGAAAGGGCATGTCTACAAAATGTTCTTCCTGAATATCATCGAATGCTACAAGTGACATCGCTGAAAGGTAAAGTTCCTTTTCTAGTGTCACATAATTTCATATGGGTTCAGAGAGGGTTTCATGTTCCTTGTTCTACATTGAGCATTTTGATAAAGTTCTCTCATTGCACACTTTATCTGAATAATGTTGGTTTTCAGGTAAAGAAACATCCTTCTGTTAAAGATAAGTTATTATTCACTGCTACAAATGTGTAcccatttcttttgaagtttttcatctTTTGGGAAGCGATAGAAAGCTTTATAATTCCCCTCtactatagtaataaaaaaaaacacacagttcAGGCATTTCATCTTTTTTCCCCTTTCGTGGAGATACAGTATGCCAGGAAATTAAATGATCCAAACGATTAACAGGTATGGACTCACTCTGCTTCAACCAGTTGAGTGGCAAACTTAATTAAGCTTCCAGCATACTTCACCCCGAAAGCTCTAGCAGCTTAACCCCAGTCCTTGACCAGACCTAATATATTTAGACCTTGGGTGgagcaaaagaggaagagaaatctatGAAATGCCATGCATcggaataatattttttgttttgaaatACCTCACTTTGTTACTAGTGAGGTCCTGCTTTGAATAAATTGCGACAATTACCTATACATCTTGAATGTATGTATCGGGTGACATACAATTTTTATCAAATTACCGTGGCCTTATTAGGAAGGTATCAGTCGCCCGTAACAATATGATTAATGTTGTATTTGTAATGTTTTCTAAAAAGCGCAAATTGCTTCCCTTAACTTCTCTCTGTTTTAAGTTTACTTTCACTTTATAATTCTCACTTGTACGCCATCTTTAACATTGTTCTCAttcattcatatta contains the following coding sequences:
- the LOC137636389 gene encoding uncharacterized protein, translating into MIATGTQPGNRYGAPKIHKRGIPLRPIHSAINTCSYDLSKHLVTKLVPLRVNEYTLRNTYKFVELINSVEDANNYVICSFDIERLFTNLPLRETLEIILEQLFPNTEDILKVSIKKIKILWELATSTFMFYNKLYEQVDGVAMRSPC